The window GCTGGCGCAGGGCTTCCTGCACGGTATTGGTGTGATTATTAGGAGCGCTTTGGGTTGTTGCTTCGTGGGCGGACATATCGTGTTCCTCGGATGGAGTGGAATATGCCCAGTCTATTTATTGTTTGAGATTGAAAAAGACGATAACGTTTGAGTTACTTTCAAAAATATTTTGATAGTGGCTGTCAAATGGAGGTATTCATGAATCTCGCCGATCTGGAGCTGTTTATTCAGGTGGCCGATGCCGGCAGTTTATCGGCCGCTGCGCGGGTGCTGGACTGCAGCCCGGCGGTGGCCAGTGCGGCATTAAAGCGGCTTGAGCTGCAGCTGGGGGCGCGTCTGTTCAGCCGTTCAACCCGCTCATTACGGCTGACGCGGGAAGGGACGTTGTTTCTGGCCTATGCGCGCAAGGCGCTCAGTCTGCTGCAGGAAGGTCGTGGTTTGCTGGATGGTGAGCTGCATCATGTGGCCGGGCAGCTGAGTATTTCGGCGCCTTCTGATCTGGGGCGGCACTGGCTGCAACCGGCGCTGGATGATTTTCAGGCACTGTACCCGCAGGTACAGCTGCAGCTGAGTCTGAGCGATGAGCTGAGTAATTTTTACCGTGATCCGGTGGATGTGGCACTGCGTTACGGCCAGCTGAGTGACTCCGGGCTGATTGCCACACGCCTGTTGGATAACCGCCGCTTACTTTGTGCCGCACCGGCATATCTGCAACGGGCGGGAATGCCGCAGCAGCTGGAGGCGTTAAAACAGCATAATTGTCTGACCTTTTTCCTGCGCGG of the Thalassolituus hydrocarboniclasticus genome contains:
- a CDS encoding LysR family transcriptional regulator, which encodes MNLADLELFIQVADAGSLSAAARVLDCSPAVASAALKRLELQLGARLFSRSTRSLRLTREGTLFLAYARKALSLLQEGRGLLDGELHHVAGQLSISAPSDLGRHWLQPALDDFQALYPQVQLQLSLSDELSNFYRDPVDVALRYGQLSDSGLIATRLLDNRRLLCAAPAYLQRAGMPQQLEALKQHNCLTFFLRGERYDHWHFRDGQGNQSDLTVSGNRSASDGALVREWALAGLGIAYKSQLDIAADVQAGRLQVVLPDYWQDAPLYLVYAEREYLRPAVRCFIDFMKARVRN